In Candidatus Binataceae bacterium, the following proteins share a genomic window:
- a CDS encoding AAA family ATPase — protein sequence MKSQPDLRFRAFTLDRANQQLRRASVVIPLPPKTFAVLQYLAENPQRLVTHAELLSAVWPGVAVGNGLLRGYLRDIRRALGDDAANPKFIATQQRLGFRFLPEVDFDSFENAQGALPSGRDSTPVSALVGRDHETRALADFLRESLNGQRQVVLIAGEPGIGKSALVGEFVTRATAQSSVIATLGQCVEQYGIRDSYLPIFDALESLCRGPRATSVIRVLSRHAPVWLSQLPRIDASQHAASAPNVQDRTQAGMLRELCEALEVIAAEMPLILVLEDLQWSDNSTLDLLSAIAHRREPARLMVIGTYRPAEVIVSSHPLRTIAQELQAHRLSRELWPYGLNVDEVRRFLDQRFVGNGFPERMAQMIHANSAGNPLFMTTLIDDLMHQNAIMNVDGQWRLGGDLDEVGTKRPESLRKLIEARFERLSARERSVIEAAAVTGIEFTADLIAAALEIETADVEDCCNDLVRRSQFLAAASPEQPTGAGAQFTFRHDLYRSAALARTSFARRVLWCQRIAEHLASGDDRFVKEVSGQIAFYFEQAGLPQQAAKHCLVAAERCSEIFADSEAVEQFRRGIKLLQNAPASEARDDLELRLQVGLATSLTKLEGLDSDEIDAALRRATALNQRVADAPQAFATLRLLVSLQIGRADFPGSLDFCDRMDDIAGRHREPIFEAEAKRLRGLSSFFLGRCAEARDSLEKSISIFNQSSTQSHSFAYAEDPRVFSSSVLAIVLWMQGYPDQALARSQEGVRIATEIGEPYSVALAHYFLANLMRFLRDIPGTLRESSSTIAICQEHGFALWRAQASLERGWALAMSKKSADGIKEIEAALGTQLGSVGAGGSIAKLADACLCAKKTSRGLSAVNQGLEHVQKYHEGMWAPELHRLKGELLLQKLDAKKAGKRRAKEFDQAEQCFLTAIDRAKENGARSLELRAATSLCRLFGQQSKPRHGRRRLEEVYRWFTEGLETPDLIDAKALLKNG from the coding sequence ATGAAATCGCAGCCCGATCTTAGGTTCCGAGCGTTCACGCTCGATCGCGCAAATCAGCAATTGCGGCGCGCTTCCGTGGTGATCCCCCTGCCGCCAAAAACCTTTGCGGTCCTGCAGTACCTCGCGGAAAATCCGCAGCGCCTGGTTACCCACGCCGAGTTGTTGAGCGCGGTGTGGCCGGGAGTCGCGGTCGGAAACGGTCTGCTGCGGGGCTATTTGCGCGACATCCGCCGCGCGCTCGGCGACGACGCGGCGAATCCAAAATTCATCGCGACACAACAGCGCCTTGGCTTTCGCTTCCTGCCCGAGGTTGATTTCGATTCATTCGAGAACGCCCAAGGGGCGTTGCCGAGCGGCCGCGATTCCACACCTGTCAGCGCGCTGGTTGGGCGCGATCACGAAACGCGCGCGCTCGCGGATTTCCTGCGCGAGAGTCTCAATGGCCAGCGTCAGGTGGTTCTGATTGCGGGCGAGCCCGGGATCGGCAAAAGCGCGCTGGTCGGCGAGTTCGTCACGCGCGCCACTGCGCAATCCTCGGTCATCGCGACCTTGGGTCAATGTGTCGAGCAATACGGCATCCGCGATTCGTATCTGCCGATCTTCGACGCGCTCGAGAGCCTGTGCCGCGGCCCCCGCGCTACGAGCGTCATTCGCGTGCTCAGTCGTCATGCTCCCGTATGGCTAAGCCAGTTGCCGCGAATTGACGCCAGTCAGCACGCGGCGAGCGCGCCGAACGTTCAGGATCGCACGCAGGCTGGGATGCTCCGTGAGCTCTGCGAAGCGCTGGAGGTGATCGCCGCCGAGATGCCGCTGATCCTCGTGCTCGAAGATCTGCAGTGGAGCGATAATTCGACGCTCGATTTGCTATCGGCGATCGCACATCGGCGAGAGCCCGCGCGTCTGATGGTCATCGGAACTTATCGGCCCGCCGAGGTTATCGTTTCCTCGCATCCGCTCAGGACGATCGCGCAGGAGCTGCAGGCGCATCGTTTGTCCCGCGAGCTTTGGCCCTATGGCCTCAACGTCGACGAGGTGCGGCGCTTTCTGGATCAGCGCTTCGTGGGCAACGGATTTCCCGAGCGGATGGCCCAGATGATTCACGCCAATTCCGCCGGCAATCCGCTCTTCATGACGACTCTGATCGACGACCTGATGCATCAGAACGCGATCATGAACGTCGACGGGCAATGGCGCCTTGGCGGCGACCTGGACGAGGTCGGGACGAAGCGGCCGGAGAGTCTGCGCAAGCTAATCGAGGCGCGCTTCGAACGGCTCTCAGCGCGCGAGCGTTCGGTGATCGAAGCGGCTGCCGTTACGGGCATCGAATTCACCGCCGACCTCATCGCCGCGGCGCTCGAAATCGAGACCGCCGACGTCGAGGATTGCTGCAACGATCTGGTGCGGCGCTCCCAGTTTCTCGCCGCGGCGTCACCCGAGCAGCCAACCGGCGCTGGTGCGCAATTCACTTTTCGTCACGATCTCTATCGCAGCGCCGCGCTGGCCCGAACCTCATTTGCCCGCCGCGTCCTCTGGTGCCAGCGTATCGCCGAGCATCTGGCATCTGGCGACGACAGGTTCGTTAAAGAGGTATCTGGCCAGATCGCCTTTTATTTCGAGCAGGCTGGCCTTCCGCAGCAGGCGGCTAAGCATTGCCTGGTGGCGGCAGAGCGCTGTTCAGAGATCTTTGCCGACAGCGAGGCCGTCGAGCAGTTCCGCCGGGGAATCAAGCTGCTCCAGAATGCGCCGGCCTCAGAGGCGCGCGACGATCTGGAGCTTCGTTTGCAAGTTGGGCTGGCAACATCGCTGACCAAGCTCGAAGGTCTGGACAGCGATGAGATCGACGCGGCTCTGCGCCGGGCCACGGCACTCAATCAAAGAGTGGCAGATGCGCCCCAGGCTTTCGCCACGCTGCGGTTATTGGTTTCGCTGCAGATCGGCCGCGCGGATTTTCCGGGCAGTCTCGACTTTTGCGATCGGATGGACGATATCGCCGGCCGGCACCGCGAGCCGATATTCGAGGCTGAGGCAAAACGACTACGCGGACTGAGTTCTTTCTTCCTCGGCCGCTGCGCCGAGGCGCGAGATTCTCTGGAAAAAAGTATTTCAATATTCAATCAAAGCAGTACTCAATCGCATAGTTTTGCATATGCAGAAGATCCCAGGGTCTTTTCCTCATCGGTTCTGGCAATTGTCCTTTGGATGCAAGGCTATCCGGACCAGGCTCTGGCCCGTTCCCAGGAGGGAGTTAGAATAGCAACTGAGATTGGCGAACCTTACTCAGTCGCGCTGGCTCATTACTTCCTTGCCAATCTGATGAGATTTCTGCGCGACATTCCAGGTACGCTGCGCGAGTCCAGTTCAACGATCGCGATATGCCAGGAGCACGGTTTCGCTTTGTGGCGCGCCCAGGCGTCGCTGGAGCGCGGATGGGCTCTGGCGATGAGCAAAAAGTCCGCCGACGGAATCAAGGAGATCGAGGCCGCGCTCGGCACGCAACTCGGCTCGGTAGGCGCGGGCGGCTCGATCGCAAAACTTGCCGACGCATGTTTGTGCGCGAAGAAAACATCCAGAGGCCTGAGCGCCGTAAACCAGGGCCTCGAGCACGTGCAGAAATATCATGAAGGTATGTGGGCACCTGAGCTTCATCGGCTGAAGGGAGAGCTGCTCTTGCAAAAGCTTGACGCCAAGAAAGCGGGTAAAAGACGGGCCAAGGAATTCGATCAGGCTGAGCAATGCTTCCTGACCGCCATCGATCGCGCGAAAGAGAACGGCGCAAGATCATTAGAGCTGCGCGCCGCCACCAGCCTGTGTCGCTTGTTCGGGCAACAATCCAAACCACGTCACGGCCGCCGCCGACTGGAAGAGGTCTATCGATGGTTCACCGAAGGACTCGAAACCCCCGATCTGATTGACGCAAAGGCATTGTTGAAGAATGGCTAG
- a CDS encoding sigma 54-interacting transcriptional regulator, protein MIDMVPALMWSCLSDGSVEYMNKRWLDFTGLKLHEAVGWGWTSTLHPDDVEGLTQVWQEIISTGRAGEAEARLRSSGGEYRWFLMRAEPYRDEHGTVVRWFGTNTDIEDLKRAEREVRDLIDFTPQQIGIMSPAGRRLYANRFALEYAGITLEEYRSPGYMRRFAHPDDLEAINSRGPILRGESYEFEIRLRRKDGAFRWHLFRSFPLRDSSGRILRWYSSGIEIEDRKQLEQRLQNENTALREEIDTISMFEEIIGDSAALQATLSRVSKVAPTESSILVTGETGTGKELIARAIHKRSARSKGPFVSVNCAAIPQALIASELFGHERGAFTGALQKRLGRFEMAAGGTIFLDEIGELPMETQVALLRVLQEREFERLGGSHTIALDVRVIAATNRDLKAAIAEGIFRSDLFYRLNVFPIEVPPLRQRPEDIAMLVRYFVDRYAAASGKRITNISQASMDHLRSYPWPGNVRELQNVIERSVIICETETFSVDPSWLLRNRVQIATPAMPLAQAMETQERVRIEAALAESRGRVSGPSGAAVKLGIRPSTLESKIKALNINKIAFKIADQHAGLRRA, encoded by the coding sequence ATGATTGACATGGTACCGGCGCTCATGTGGTCGTGCCTGAGCGACGGCTCCGTCGAATACATGAACAAACGCTGGCTCGATTTCACTGGCCTTAAGCTGCACGAGGCCGTCGGATGGGGATGGACGAGCACGTTGCATCCGGATGACGTGGAAGGTCTGACGCAGGTTTGGCAGGAGATCATCAGCACCGGACGTGCAGGTGAGGCCGAGGCGCGTCTGCGAAGCTCGGGCGGCGAATATCGATGGTTCCTGATGCGCGCGGAACCTTATCGCGACGAGCACGGCACCGTTGTCCGATGGTTTGGCACCAACACCGACATCGAGGATCTCAAACGCGCTGAGCGCGAGGTCCGCGACTTGATCGATTTCACGCCACAGCAGATCGGGATCATGTCGCCAGCGGGACGGCGCCTCTACGCAAATCGATTCGCGCTCGAGTACGCCGGAATCACTTTGGAGGAATATCGATCGCCCGGTTACATGCGGCGGTTCGCCCATCCTGACGATCTGGAGGCGATCAACAGTCGCGGTCCGATTCTGCGCGGCGAGAGCTACGAGTTCGAAATCCGCCTGCGCCGCAAAGATGGGGCTTTTCGCTGGCACCTGTTCCGCTCATTTCCGCTTCGTGACAGCAGCGGCCGCATCCTGCGCTGGTATTCGTCGGGAATCGAAATCGAAGATCGCAAGCAGCTCGAGCAGCGGCTGCAAAACGAGAACACTGCGCTGCGCGAGGAAATCGACACGATTTCGATGTTCGAAGAGATCATCGGCGATTCGGCGGCGCTGCAGGCGACATTGTCACGCGTCTCGAAGGTTGCGCCGACCGAGTCGTCGATCCTGGTCACGGGCGAGACGGGCACGGGCAAGGAGCTGATTGCCCGCGCGATTCACAAGCGCTCAGCGCGCTCGAAGGGCCCGTTCGTCAGCGTGAACTGCGCGGCGATTCCGCAGGCGCTGATCGCATCGGAGCTCTTCGGCCACGAGCGAGGAGCTTTCACAGGAGCGCTGCAGAAGCGGCTCGGGCGTTTCGAGATGGCCGCTGGCGGCACGATTTTTCTCGATGAAATCGGCGAACTGCCGATGGAAACGCAGGTCGCGTTATTGCGCGTCCTGCAGGAGCGGGAATTCGAGCGGCTCGGGGGCAGTCACACCATCGCGCTTGACGTGCGCGTGATCGCGGCTACGAATCGCGATCTGAAGGCAGCGATCGCCGAGGGCATTTTTCGCAGTGATCTCTTCTACCGGCTCAACGTGTTCCCGATCGAAGTCCCGCCGCTGCGACAACGTCCCGAGGACATCGCGATGCTGGTGCGATACTTCGTCGATCGGTACGCGGCGGCCTCGGGCAAGCGAATTACAAACATCAGCCAAGCCAGCATGGATCATCTGCGCTCCTATCCGTGGCCGGGCAATGTCCGCGAGCTTCAGAACGTGATCGAGCGCTCGGTCATCATCTGTGAGACGGAAACGTTCTCGGTTGATCCGAGCTGGCTGTTGCGAAATCGCGTTCAGATCGCAACGCCCGCGATGCCACTTGCGCAAGCGATGGAAACCCAGGAGCGGGTGAGAATCGAAGCCGCGCTGGCAGAATCGCGTGGCCGTGTCTCCGGTCCGTCGGGCGCCGCCGTCAAGCTCGGCATCAGGCCGTCCACGCTCGAGTCGAAGATCAAGGCGCTCAACATCAACAAGATCGCGTTTAAGATCGCCGACCAACACGCAGGATTACGACGGGCTTAG
- a CDS encoding response regulator: MPDTPTPRIAIIDDNPATLYSTSRVLRSAGFEVREGMTGEAALGFANEGADLMLLDVNLPDMHGFDISRHLRNDPRTARLPIIHLSATFVTEIDKARGLDAGGDGYLTHPVEPPVLIATVNAFLRARRAEDDLRTSEAKFRAVFDNASGGILLLDEDMTFLDVNPKVCRVLARNREEIIRQPLSAFTDPESHVNLAEISRTLEAKGFWQGIFPLRKDDSGDLVHLDWNISAHSFPGVRMAIVTDITERVRLELQRDELLASERKARSEAERANRLKDEFLGTLSHELRTPLNAILLRTQALRQSVGDPEKVERGLAAIERNTQLQARLISDLLDVSRIMSGKLRLDVEPIDLAATIRSALEILAPALEAKGLKLKTLIDRNAATISGDPGRLHQVIWNLVNNAIKFTPQGGEISVALKRVAGEVEITVSDTGQGIKPELLPHLFERFRQGDVSANRTHGGLGLGLAIVKHLVEMHGGTARAYSAGPGKGATFTVVLPNEIVDRDSEAEARAPTQRHETELARLDGVRILVVDDDVDAAAAMSQILESHGAQLATANDVDTALDELTRFSPDVLVSDIGMPGRDGYDLIREVRARGFTHQALPAIALTALARPEDRRRALLAGYQIHLAKPTDATELSAAIATLIGRTGIDESAQERKLSAD; this comes from the coding sequence ATGCCCGATACCCCCACCCCGCGGATCGCGATTATCGACGATAACCCCGCGACCCTTTACTCCACTTCACGCGTCCTGCGCTCGGCCGGCTTCGAGGTGCGGGAAGGGATGACCGGAGAAGCCGCGCTTGGATTCGCCAACGAAGGCGCGGACCTGATGCTGCTCGATGTCAACCTGCCCGACATGCACGGCTTCGACATCAGCCGTCACCTGCGCAACGATCCGCGCACCGCGCGCCTGCCGATCATTCATCTCTCGGCAACCTTTGTCACTGAAATCGACAAAGCCCGCGGTCTCGATGCCGGCGGCGACGGCTATCTCACGCATCCTGTCGAGCCTCCCGTGCTCATCGCGACGGTCAACGCCTTTCTGCGCGCGCGGCGCGCCGAAGACGATTTGCGCACCAGCGAGGCCAAGTTCAGAGCCGTCTTCGACAATGCCTCCGGCGGCATCCTGCTGCTCGACGAGGATATGACTTTTCTGGACGTCAATCCGAAGGTCTGTCGTGTGCTCGCGCGCAACCGCGAGGAGATTATCCGCCAGCCACTGTCAGCATTCACCGACCCCGAATCGCACGTCAACCTCGCCGAGATTTCGCGCACCCTCGAGGCCAAGGGTTTCTGGCAAGGCATCTTCCCGTTACGCAAAGACGATAGCGGCGACCTGGTACATCTTGATTGGAACATCTCGGCGCACTCGTTTCCCGGCGTGCGGATGGCGATCGTTACCGATATCACGGAGCGGGTGAGGCTCGAGCTACAGCGCGATGAGCTGCTCGCGAGCGAGCGCAAAGCCCGGTCTGAAGCGGAGCGCGCCAATCGCCTGAAAGACGAATTTCTCGGCACCCTGTCGCACGAGCTGCGCACCCCGCTCAACGCGATCCTGCTACGGACCCAAGCTCTTCGGCAGAGCGTCGGCGATCCGGAAAAGGTCGAACGGGGCCTCGCCGCGATTGAGCGCAACACCCAGCTTCAGGCGCGCCTGATTTCCGACCTGCTCGACGTGTCGCGGATCATGTCGGGGAAACTGCGCCTGGACGTCGAGCCGATCGATCTGGCTGCGACCATTCGATCCGCATTGGAAATCCTCGCTCCCGCACTCGAGGCCAAGGGACTCAAACTCAAGACCTTGATCGATCGCAACGCGGCGACAATTTCCGGCGACCCCGGCCGACTGCATCAGGTTATCTGGAACCTGGTCAACAACGCGATCAAATTCACACCGCAAGGCGGTGAGATTTCAGTCGCTCTCAAGCGTGTCGCCGGCGAGGTCGAGATAACGGTCAGCGACACCGGCCAGGGAATCAAACCCGAGCTGCTGCCGCACCTGTTCGAGCGATTTCGCCAAGGCGATGTCAGCGCGAATCGGACCCACGGCGGCCTGGGTCTGGGGCTCGCAATCGTCAAGCACCTCGTCGAGATGCACGGTGGGACGGCGCGTGCCTACAGCGCCGGGCCCGGCAAAGGCGCAACCTTTACCGTCGTCTTGCCCAATGAGATCGTGGATCGCGATTCAGAGGCTGAGGCTCGCGCTCCGACGCAGCGTCACGAGACTGAGCTGGCGCGTCTGGACGGCGTGCGAATACTCGTCGTTGATGACGACGTCGATGCTGCCGCGGCAATGAGCCAGATCCTGGAATCACACGGCGCCCAGCTGGCCACTGCCAATGATGTCGATACGGCGCTGGACGAGCTGACACGCTTCAGTCCGGACGTGCTGGTGAGCGACATCGGGATGCCGGGGCGCGATGGCTACGATCTGATTCGCGAGGTTCGCGCGCGTGGGTTCACCCACCAGGCGCTGCCTGCTATCGCGCTGACTGCTCTGGCCCGTCCGGAGGATCGGCGCCGGGCCTTGCTCGCCGGCTATCAGATCCATCTCGCCAAGCCGACCGACGCAACCGAGCTGAGCGCGGCGATTGCAACCCTGATTGGCCGGACCGGAATCGACGAAAGCGCCCAGGAGCGCAAGCTCTCCGCGGATTGA
- a CDS encoding ATP-binding protein, with product MNEREHNDGRSDLAALREQCQALQAELATRIAQVESLTDELAETNSGVVALYAELDDRSVQLREVSELKSRFLSYMSHEFRTPLGSIRSVVRILLDKLDGPLTEEQEVQLRFIQKGAEELSNMVNDLLDLAKIDAGRISISPEWFELVDLFSTLRGMFKPILTNDNVTLIFEEAVDIPRIYTDDKKLSQILRNFISNALKFTPKGEVRVSAHQEEPGFVRFAVADTGIGIAKEYHKAVFEDFVQVNSAIQHRVHGTGLGLALSKRLAEMLGGHVELDSEIGRGSTFSVIIPIEFRPTDPSPNERS from the coding sequence ATGAACGAACGCGAACATAACGACGGTCGCAGCGATTTGGCCGCGCTCCGCGAGCAGTGCCAGGCGCTGCAGGCTGAGCTTGCCACGCGGATCGCACAGGTCGAGTCGCTCACCGATGAACTCGCCGAAACCAACAGCGGCGTCGTGGCCCTCTACGCGGAACTCGATGATCGGTCGGTGCAGCTCCGCGAAGTATCGGAACTGAAAAGCCGTTTTCTTTCCTACATGAGCCATGAGTTTCGGACGCCCCTCGGCTCAATCCGCAGTGTCGTCCGAATCCTCCTCGACAAGCTCGACGGTCCATTAACCGAAGAGCAGGAAGTCCAGCTCCGGTTCATCCAAAAGGGCGCGGAAGAGCTGTCGAACATGGTCAACGATCTGCTTGACCTGGCGAAGATCGACGCCGGCCGCATCTCGATCTCGCCGGAATGGTTCGAGCTGGTCGATTTGTTCTCGACATTGCGCGGCATGTTCAAGCCCATCCTGACCAATGACAACGTCACGTTGATATTCGAAGAGGCCGTCGACATTCCGCGGATTTACACCGATGACAAAAAGCTATCGCAAATACTCAGGAATTTTATTTCCAATGCCCTGAAATTCACGCCCAAGGGTGAAGTCCGGGTTTCCGCACATCAAGAAGAGCCAGGTTTCGTACGCTTCGCGGTCGCCGATACCGGCATTGGAATCGCCAAGGAATATCATAAGGCGGTTTTCGAGGACTTTGTGCAGGTCAACTCTGCCATCCAGCATCGCGTCCACGGTACCGGCCTGGGGCTGGCGCTCAGCAAACGGCTTGCAGAGATGCTCGGTGGCCACGTTGAACTGGACAGCGAAATTGGACGTGGTTCAACATTCTCGGTTATCATACCGATAGAATTTCGCCCGACTGATCCGTCGCCAAACGAAAGGAGTTAG
- a CDS encoding ATP-binding SpoIIE family protein phosphatase: MEVASHTHTAARSTVVIRIDEQSAIGDARRVSTKIAAGAGLKESLRNNVPLIVTELATNLLLHAKDGEILIHLTPTPTGSAVEIIATDRGPGIADVKRALDDGYSRAGTRGCGLGAVKRLSTEFDIYSRQPSGTVVMSRIFTRGRKEGSARAHVSAICVPKPGEHISGDAWQISRLGNHFGAVVIDGLGHGPLAAEAASRAIDIFDERHSITPQEYLESTHLVIQGSRGAAAAFARVDLERNTLQYAGVGNIVGRLADARSRKTRSLISLDGIVGAQIRKVRQFDYQLSPDELLIMHSDGLSERWNLEDYPGLAQADVATIAGVLYRDAKRGRDDATVLVARLNSTR; the protein is encoded by the coding sequence ATGGAAGTAGCGTCTCACACGCATACCGCGGCTCGCTCTACGGTCGTCATCCGGATTGACGAGCAGAGCGCGATCGGCGATGCGCGGCGCGTCTCGACAAAAATCGCCGCGGGAGCAGGTCTCAAGGAATCGCTTCGCAACAACGTCCCGCTGATCGTAACCGAGCTCGCGACCAACCTTCTACTCCACGCCAAGGACGGCGAAATCCTGATTCATTTAACGCCCACGCCGACAGGTTCGGCCGTTGAAATAATAGCGACCGATCGCGGCCCCGGGATTGCCGACGTGAAGCGCGCGCTCGACGATGGATACTCGCGCGCCGGGACGCGCGGATGCGGCCTCGGTGCGGTTAAGCGTTTGTCCACGGAATTCGATATCTATTCACGGCAACCATCCGGCACGGTTGTGATGTCGAGAATCTTCACGCGTGGCCGCAAAGAAGGTTCTGCGCGCGCCCATGTCTCGGCGATCTGCGTGCCGAAGCCGGGAGAGCATATAAGCGGCGACGCCTGGCAGATAAGCCGCCTCGGGAACCATTTTGGAGCGGTAGTGATCGATGGATTGGGCCACGGTCCCCTCGCCGCCGAAGCCGCCTCGCGAGCAATCGACATCTTCGACGAGCGGCACTCGATTACGCCGCAGGAATATCTGGAGAGCACGCACCTGGTGATACAGGGTTCAAGGGGCGCGGCCGCGGCCTTCGCCAGGGTCGATTTGGAACGAAATACTCTTCAATATGCCGGGGTTGGTAATATAGTCGGGCGACTGGCTGACGCTCGCAGCCGCAAAACCCGATCGCTGATTTCGCTCGACGGAATCGTCGGAGCACAAATCCGCAAGGTGCGACAATTCGACTATCAGTTGAGTCCTGACGAGCTATTAATCATGCATTCGGACGGTCTCAGCGAGCGCTGGAATCTCGAAGACTACCCGGGGCTGGCTCAGGCCGATGTGGCAACAATCGCGGGTGTGCTATATCGCGACGCAAAGCGGGGACGCGACGACGCCACGGTGCTGGTAGCAAGACTCAATTCGACTCGATGA
- a CDS encoding anti-sigma regulatory factor yields MPIVTSQDVVLARQTVRKLAQETGFGIVDQTKLVTAISELARNAISYGGGGELQWERVSDNGKKGLRLTVADRGPGIADLELAMKDGWTSGSGLGMGLPGAKRLVNDFHITTEVGEGTTVVVTKWK; encoded by the coding sequence ATGCCGATCGTTACCAGTCAGGACGTGGTTCTGGCTCGACAAACAGTTCGAAAACTGGCCCAGGAGACAGGTTTCGGAATCGTGGATCAGACCAAGCTGGTCACCGCGATTAGCGAGCTTGCCCGCAACGCAATCAGCTATGGCGGCGGCGGAGAGCTCCAATGGGAGCGCGTCTCGGACAACGGCAAGAAGGGCCTCAGGCTCACGGTCGCTGATAGGGGGCCCGGGATCGCGGATCTCGAACTCGCGATGAAGGACGGCTGGACCTCGGGCTCCGGGCTCGGGATGGGATTGCCGGGCGCCAAGCGCCTGGTCAACGATTTCCATATAACAACGGAGGTTGGAGAGGGGACGACGGTGGTAGTTACGAAATGGAAGTAG
- a CDS encoding STAS domain-containing protein: MERIPILRMGTFLLVTIQIEMDDRIALRLQEDLTSLIEKTGARGVLLDLSALEIVDSFIGRMIGTISAMSRILNAKTVVVGLQPAVAITLVELGIALAGVKTALNVERGMAILQAEDEEDSDLKE, encoded by the coding sequence ATGGAACGAATTCCGATACTCAGGATGGGGACCTTCCTGCTCGTCACTATCCAGATCGAGATGGACGACCGAATTGCGCTGCGGCTCCAGGAAGATCTCACCTCGCTGATTGAGAAGACCGGAGCGCGCGGAGTGTTGCTCGATCTGTCGGCGCTGGAAATCGTCGATTCTTTCATCGGCAGAATGATCGGGACCATATCGGCGATGTCGCGGATACTAAACGCGAAGACCGTCGTCGTTGGACTTCAACCGGCGGTCGCGATCACGCTGGTAGAGTTGGGAATCGCGCTGGCCGGCGTCAAAACTGCCCTCAATGTGGAGCGCGGAATGGCGATCCTGCAGGCCGAGGACGAAGAGGACTCAGACCTCAAAGAATGA
- a CDS encoding STAS domain-containing protein, whose product MAAPLRTAAILKKYRADLLKEWTRTLVDGVRNDRRITEEELSAQANEFLTLMDAAAASAGIHEVDGDQWSRVKDFLSGISRSRAIQGFSSDQTAAFIFSFKKPLFDRLRKELSKDPQALADELWAATELIDKLGLHTVKFFQQAREEVITRQQEELLELSTPVVKMWDGILALPMIGTLDSARTQVVMETLLQRIVETGSEMTVIDITGVPTVDTLTAQHLMKTVAAIRMMGADCIISGIRPQIAQTIVHLGVDLEGITTRATLADALALALKRTGFIVSRINENKR is encoded by the coding sequence ATGGCTGCTCCTCTGCGCACCGCGGCGATACTGAAGAAGTATCGCGCCGACTTGCTCAAAGAATGGACCCGAACCCTCGTCGATGGAGTCCGCAACGATCGCAGGATCACTGAAGAGGAGTTGTCGGCGCAGGCCAACGAATTTCTAACCTTGATGGACGCCGCAGCGGCGAGCGCCGGAATCCACGAGGTCGATGGCGACCAGTGGTCGCGGGTTAAAGACTTCCTCAGCGGGATCTCGCGTTCGCGCGCGATCCAGGGATTCTCTTCCGACCAGACTGCGGCCTTCATTTTTTCATTCAAGAAGCCGCTGTTCGATCGGCTCCGCAAAGAGCTCAGCAAAGATCCTCAGGCGCTCGCTGATGAACTCTGGGCGGCGACTGAGCTAATCGACAAACTCGGACTGCATACGGTGAAGTTCTTCCAGCAGGCGCGCGAAGAAGTGATCACGCGCCAGCAGGAGGAACTCCTCGAACTGTCCACGCCTGTAGTCAAGATGTGGGATGGCATCCTCGCCCTGCCGATGATCGGCACGCTCGACAGCGCCCGCACGCAGGTGGTGATGGAAACGCTGCTCCAACGAATCGTCGAAACCGGGTCGGAGATGACGGTTATCGACATTACCGGGGTGCCGACCGTCGATACGCTCACCGCGCAGCACCTGATGAAGACCGTCGCGGCAATTCGCATGATGGGCGCCGATTGCATCATCAGCGGGATCCGCCCGCAAATCGCGCAGACGATCGTGCATCTGGGCGTCGATCTGGAGGGCATCACCACCCGGGCCACGCTGGCCGACGCGCTCGCGCTCGCGCTGAAGCGTACCGGATTCATCGTTTCCCGCATCAACGAGAATAAGCGGTAA